The proteins below are encoded in one region of Ascaphus truei isolate aAscTru1 chromosome 10, aAscTru1.hap1, whole genome shotgun sequence:
- the RNF2 gene encoding E3 ubiquitin-protein ligase RING2 isoform X3, with protein sequence MMLELRPRAPKELNEAITDGLEIVVSPRSLHSELMCPICLDMLKNTMTTKECLHRFCADCIITALRSGNKECPTCRKKLVSKRSLRPDPNFDALISKIYPSRDEYEAHQERVLARISKHNNQQALSHSIEEGLKIQALNRLQRGKKQQVDNGSGAEDNGDSSHCSNASVHSNQEAGPSNKRTKTSDDSGLELDANNETVTIDPVLDGASEIELVFRPHPTLMEKDDSAQTRKAATPHLRKTAICFHVRYIKTSGNATVDHLSKYLAVRLALEEFRSKGETDQIGLEAASEKQYTIYIATASGQFTVLNGSFSLELVSEKYWKVNKPMELYYAPTKEHK encoded by the exons ATGATGTTGGAGCTACGTCCTAGGGCACCCAAAGAGTTAAAT gAAGCAATAACCGATGGTTTAGAAATAGTGGTGTCTCCGAGAAGCCTGCACAGTGAGCTGATGTGTCCCATTTGCCTGGACATGTTGAAGAACACGATGACCACAAAAGAGTGTTTGCATCGGTTTTGCGCTGACTGCATAATAACCGCTCTCAGAAGTGG AAATAAAGAGTGTCCCACGTGTCGGAAAAAACTAGTTTCAAAAAGATCGCTGCGGCCAGATCCGAACTTCGACGCACTCATCAGCAAGATTTACCCGAGTCGGGACGAGTATGAGGCTCACCAGGAACGCGTGCTCGCCAGGATCAGCAAACACAATAACCAACAGGCACTCAGCCACAGTATTGAGGAGGGCCTGAAAATACAGGCACTCAACAG ATTACAGAGGGGTAAGAAGCAACAGGTTGACAATGGGAGCGGAGCGGAAGACAACGGGGACAGTTCCCACTGCAGCAACGCGTCTGTGCACAGCAATCAGGAGGCCGGACCCAGCAACAAGAGGACCAAGACCTCGGACGATTCTGGCCTGGAGTTGGACGCCAACAATGAGACCGTGACGATAGATCCCGTGTTGGATGGAGCCAGTGAGATCGAATTGGTCTTTAGACCTCACCCTACACTGATGGAGAAAGATGACAGCGCTCAGACACG AAAGGCAGCTACACCCCACTTAAGAAAAACTGCAATTTGTTTTCATGTAAG ATACATCAAGACTTCAGGCAACGCCACGGTTGATCACCTATCGAAATATCTAGCAGTAAGATTGGCCCTCGAAGAATTTCGAAGCAAAGGAGAAACCGACCAGATTGGCCTGGAAGCCGCCAGTGAGAAGCAGTATACTATTTACATCGCTACGGCCAGCGGGCAATTTACT GTGCTAAACGGCTCCTTTTCCTTGGAACTCGTCAGCGAGAAATACTGGAAGGTGAACAAACCGATGGAACTTTACTACGCGCCCACAAAGGAGCACAAATAA